One Gossypium hirsutum isolate 1008001.06 chromosome A11, Gossypium_hirsutum_v2.1, whole genome shotgun sequence genomic window carries:
- the LOC107924651 gene encoding guanine nucleotide-binding protein-like NSN1, whose protein sequence is MVKRSKKSKSKRVSLKQKYKVIRKVKEHHKKKAKEAKKSGLKHKRKVEKDPGIPNDWPFKEQELKALEARRARALEELEQKKAARKERAKKRKMGLLEDDEKELSIEEVKGIDVSTGIVNARDNSDRAFYKELVKVIEASDVILEVLDARDPLGTRCVDMETMVMTSGPDKHLVLLLNKIDLVPREAVEKWLKYLREELPAVAFKCSSQEQRSNLGWKSSKAMKPSNLLQTSDCLGAETLIKLLKNYSRSHEIKKSITVGVIGLPNVGKSSLINSLKRCHVVNVGATPGLTRSMQEVQLDKNVKLLDCPGVVMLKSSGNDASIALRNCKRIEKLDDPVAPVKEILKLCPERLLVTIYKIPGFESVDEFLQNVATVRGKLKKGGIVDVEAAARIILHDWNEGKIPYYTMPPGRNQEEPSEARIVTELGKEFNVDEVYSTESSFIGSLKSADDFHSVQVPPSHPLNFDETILEDNARPLPSTEVDESQEIISDEPMASEEHDAEKAKSKYTTGKQNEKLYAVEGMFNPKTKRAENKRKKKAKNKSTLGGDAMDDEDDYDFGVDYVKGKGQNTGGVPMSGIEVDE, encoded by the exons ATGGTGAAGAGGAGCAAAA AGAGCAAGAGCAAGCGAGTTTCGCTGAAACAAAAGTACAAGGTTATAAGAAAAGTAAAAGAACACCATAAGAAGAAAGCTAAAGAAGCCAAAAAGTCGGGATTGAAGCATAAGCGGAAGGTTGAGAAGGATCCTGGAATCCCCAATGATTGGCCTTTCAAGGAACAAGAGCTCAAAGCTCTCGAAGCTCGTCGAGCTCGGGCGCTCGAAGAACTGGAGCAAAAGAAAGCTGCCCGCAAGGAGAGG GCTAAAAAGAGGAAGATGGGTTTACTAGAGGATGATGAAAAAGAATTAAGTATAGAAGAGGTGAAGGGAATTGATGTTTCTACTGGAATTGTAAATGCCCGGG ATAACTCAGATAGAGCTTTCTACAAGGAGTTGGTTAAGGTAATTGAAGCATCAGATGTCATTTTGGAAGTCCTTGATGCTAGAGATCCGCTTGGTACCCGTTGTGTCGACATGGAAACGATGGTGATGACATCAGGCCCTGATAAGCACCTAGTATTACTTTTGAATAAGATTG ATCTTGTTCCTCGAGAAGCTGTTGAAAAGTGGCTCAAATATCTTAGGGAAGAGTTACCGGCTGTTGCCTTTAAGTGCAGCAGTCAAGAGCAGAGGTCAAATTTAGGGTGGAAATCTTCTAAAGCAATGAAGCCTAGTAATCTTCTGCAAACCAGCGACTGTCTTGGAGCAGAAACTCTcattaaattgttgaaaaattATTCAAGAAGTCATGAG ATAAAGAAGTCCATAACTGTTGGTGTTATTGGCCTGCCTAATGTTGGCAAGAGCAGCCTAATTAACAGCTTGAAAAGATGCCACGTTGTCAATGTTGGTGCTACTCCAGGGTTGACGAGATCAATGCAAGAGGTTCAATTGGACAAGAATGTAAAATTATTGGACTGTCCTGGTGTTGTTATGCTTAAATCTAGTGGAAATGATGCATCAATAGCTCTTCGAAACTGCAAAAGAATAGAAAAGTTGGATGATCCGGTTGCTCCAG TGAAAGAGATTCTCAAGCTTTGTCCAGAGCGACTGTTGGTGACAATATACAAGATCCCGGGCTTTGAATCAGTTGACGAATTCCTTCAGAATGTAGCCACTGTAAGGGGTAAGCTCAAAAAAGGTGGTATTGTGGATGTCGAAGCTGCTGCAAGGATCATTTTGCACGATTGGAATGAAG GTAAAATTCCCTATTACACCATGCCCCCGGGCCGAAATCAAGAAGAGCCTTCGGAGGCAAGGATTGTCACAGAACTTGGAAAAGAGTTCAATGTTGATGAGGTTTACAGCACAGAATCTTCATTCATTGGAAGCCTCAAGTCGGCAGacgattttcattctgttcaagtCCCCCCTAGCCACCCTCTCAACTTCGATGAGACTATACTAGAG GATAATGCGCGGCCCTTGCCATCAACTGAAGTTGATGAAAGCCAAGAAATTATATCCGATGAGCCAATGGCTTCAGAAGAACATGATGCTGAAAAAGCCAAGTCAAAATATACTACAGGCAAGCAAAACGAGAAGTTATATGCAGTGGAAGGTATGTTTAACCCAAAAACGAAGAGGGCAGagaataagagaaagaaaaaagccAAAAATAAATCAACATTAGGGGGTGATGCCATGGATGATGAAGACGACTATGACTTTGGTGTGGATTATGTGAAGGGGAAGGGTCAAAATACTGGTGGGGTGCCAATGTCAGGTATTGAAGTTGATGAGTAG